One stretch of Pigmentiphaga aceris DNA includes these proteins:
- a CDS encoding hemagglutinin repeat-containing protein, giving the protein MNRIYRHVWNKAQGRYIVAAETASSGRGSSRAAVSAGAVFSAMLTVLCFNSAYAQTIVAPGGNTVVYRAANGVQIINIEAANQAGLSHNRYTNYNVEQTGTVLNNGNNSQLSRNSQLAGQVLNNPNLSAEARVILNEVVAPNRSSLRGFTEVVGSRADVVLANPWGITCAGCGFINTDRAVLSTGTPQFGPSGNLTEFRTIGGDILIEGAGLDATSTRAIDLVARSIRVDGQINAADLGITVGASQWNYENRNSQVVDVDGKPLYALDSSRLGGMYANRIAIVATEYGVGVRMRGDIAASADDFSMDANGRVEIESRLSAARDLRLRQWGPQAADAFQVSGSEASLTAGKDMHIMAAGGLVLTDATIKAEGNMLITAQQLDDRAGSQANGARAATGELKLEVADTASLNNTSWSSQQNLDIKAASLVVGADGATLAAGANTAAANRVLAVVATTGDIDLSGANVAGAHDVRIAAEQGAVRVGTGGAQAVAAGQDLSVVAATELNNRGTIGATRDVSISASDAAKTLAVVNRGTIQSEGKTTITGTAGARNLTLDNQAGAGIATKGNLSVMGTQVSNAGVIQSGDALALNVSGELSNAASGQILGQGLGSVVNLDGASLDNAGVVQSRGALTVKTSGAVTQVTTGAIQTLGTDQAGSGWALVLDTGSLNNMGMVSGGGELTAQSASTIENTGTIQSKGATALSATTTLNQTNAGNILSEAAASVKAATIANAGAIQSKGVLSLTATKQFTQTGTTLSDAAATVTTDLLDNEGTIQSKGAMALSATTKLNQTNTGKILSDDGIVITTAALDNSGRIQAGKSLSVGTATVRTQLDNRKDGVMSADSLDAWVTNFVNAGTVQANAGALIDASNQITNTQGATLTTGLTGNSGGVLNAGGTVSNAGTINTAGQLSVYAEDMTNLGAVSVNNALSINAREKLVNTGSLRSDAQINLLATNANNTGDIVGAAALSMTVAEAIANSGTLHGGTNTLKSRTLSNQGDVKAVSTLDVVATDALGNTGKVLSDGSINVRTASLTNAASGKVVAGTTLTGNSVSGVMTLQNAGTLQSGTDMALGGATQRVALANQANGKIMSGGDFTVYGTDITNAAGARMQWMKDGLVDATSLSNQAVNSVIVGSLGDGGGDTFDSVYRLSGSAYNNGAIHSGGNLTLTAATYQNTATSGLSALNDLSVTATAASNGGMAALRNEGAFYAGRNMTLVADAGTVANFGESSTMDAEGDITVKARDIANYGAVRATNITMNASNSFINQLATELPEIVLDWDNEDPGAVRTIKTRNTNCGIWPADDVCDELHVREQTTLVNQKFSNTTMEEFKNRTKAQILATKDLKITFGAGGGKNIGALLSADKIAISGSGNFSNEDYHLDTVEFTRRWTGFKHNPVFSSAWWVWYTPDTAAKFADIPHSDDDHPVFGGAGDWAVVGNEAAARAGSYRREGDHTFLGATGAGVFANTLTIAVSGSVTNRGGTAAIKVDSAKSVTTKTTSETGTSSVIGLVGGVGAIGSISGVGAITGASSVGIKNPTAAAGLTLNGIVIKLPSNPNGYFVPSKNSGTKYLVETNPLFQVPSSFLGSDYLAEQLGFDPEVTQKRLGDSNYEAYLIRQQLIGQIGNNLLNQKESEAAQMQRMMDNAVTNAKGLGLTYGKAPTPEQLANLKEDMVWMVETEVDGQKVLAPVVYLSKATLDAVEIGTTMVASDTTIKADTVTNEGAKLGGSNTLAVTARGDITNTSGTITGGNVNLKSTEGSIVNQTAARTFADDYTGGTDIGKTAGIVATGTLGLDAAKDVKVIGANIDAKDATIAAGGNITVDTIVDTNTQSSASRSGGFLVGNTITNSTSSTSTNIGSNLNIGGNLTLKSGGDTTIAGSDVKVGGNLAADTGGDFNVLARQDTASSRTETSTSGLGVGGGLYGTSTTTTNNFKGTNSGSSLTVGGNANIKSEGTMTVQGSDVNVGGNAAVDAKKGIAILDGLDEERTSTRTETTTFMKVGGNSAAEATASAASKAGSGSKAAAEASAEASGSLKLAETTVTNTLNGSKTSVASTFNVGGSLDMKTDGTLTVQGSDVKAGGDLSIDAKTVNVLAGRNETYASADSKSDSIGFYGEASAKAGANAGAMGANASASASAEAESTLTVGARTESASFSEGSTTNRGSTLSGGGNVTIKAKDDATFVGATVTAGNDLSVQATNIKSMAAQDTTYSTESTGIKTAGLYLSAGAEASANANAGGASANASAEASAGLRYAQSDASSSSGSVTQQTSSFTAGGNVNRNATGTITDQGTQITAGGNINQTANEIREVAANNSSWESSNASNLDARIGVYAGAEAGADSRTGQTAKDASVGVKASVAGGTESESSSSSTAVTSRYQAGGNINSTSTNGTTLIGTQFESGGNVNINAGSLDYQAARDTTSSSSNSLSGSAEVKVGILGSAGVNGSVDVEGGTASSSSSTARAGGINAGGTINVNTGGNATFEGTNLNAGKGVNVGAGGDVTFNAATSTSQNSSISGSLSLSGGSSGSGAGKSSEGAVGASLEASKGASTTAVGSNISAGSGGVNISGGKNVNLEGTQVQTTGATTVSAGGTVNMTEAKSSEYQVGVGVTVGGGSSSEDGKSKGSGGFGVGIEAGGSSSSQGVNIQSGGGTRVINNAPASSVIAPAAPAAVAPAVVAPASTGASLQVAPTSSGGRQVAPSVSRNSASAQGGIVAAPSVAAPATNVAIVPAPAAGIQAAPSGGIAVAPAVISAPAPTGIQAAPSGGIAVAPAVISAPAPTGIQAAPSGGIAVAPAVISAPAPTGIQAAPSGGIAVAPAVVSAPAPTGIQAAPSGGIAVAPAVISAPAPTGIQAAPSGGIAVAPAVISAPAPTGIQAAPSGGIAVAPAVVSAPAPTGIQVAPSGGIAVPPAVIPSAPR; this is encoded by the coding sequence ATGAATCGCATCTACCGTCATGTCTGGAACAAGGCCCAGGGCCGCTACATCGTCGCAGCTGAAACCGCATCCTCCGGACGCGGCAGCAGCCGCGCGGCAGTGAGCGCAGGCGCTGTCTTCAGCGCCATGCTCACCGTGCTCTGCTTCAACAGCGCCTACGCGCAGACAATCGTTGCGCCAGGTGGCAACACTGTCGTCTACCGCGCGGCCAACGGCGTCCAGATCATCAACATCGAGGCTGCCAACCAGGCAGGCCTGTCGCACAACCGCTATACCAACTACAACGTCGAGCAGACCGGCACGGTGCTCAACAACGGCAACAACAGCCAGCTGTCGCGCAACTCGCAGCTTGCCGGCCAGGTGTTGAACAACCCCAACCTGAGCGCCGAAGCACGGGTCATCCTGAACGAAGTGGTGGCACCGAACCGCAGCTCGTTGCGCGGCTTCACCGAAGTGGTGGGCAGCCGCGCCGACGTGGTGCTGGCCAACCCCTGGGGCATCACCTGCGCGGGTTGCGGCTTCATCAACACCGACCGCGCCGTGCTCAGCACCGGCACCCCGCAGTTCGGCCCCAGCGGCAACCTGACGGAATTCCGCACCATCGGCGGCGACATCCTGATCGAAGGTGCCGGCCTGGATGCAACCAGCACGCGCGCCATCGACCTGGTGGCCCGCAGCATTCGTGTTGACGGACAGATCAACGCTGCCGATCTCGGCATTACCGTTGGTGCCAGCCAGTGGAATTACGAGAACCGCAACAGCCAGGTCGTCGATGTCGACGGCAAGCCGCTGTACGCGCTCGATTCCTCGCGCCTGGGCGGCATGTACGCCAATCGCATTGCCATCGTGGCAACCGAATACGGCGTTGGTGTACGCATGCGCGGCGACATCGCCGCCAGCGCCGATGATTTCTCGATGGACGCCAACGGCCGCGTCGAGATCGAAAGCCGCCTGTCGGCTGCACGTGACCTGCGCCTGCGCCAATGGGGCCCGCAAGCCGCCGACGCGTTCCAGGTCAGCGGCAGCGAAGCCAGCCTGACGGCCGGCAAGGACATGCATATCATGGCCGCGGGTGGCTTGGTGCTGACCGATGCCACGATCAAGGCCGAAGGCAATATGCTGATCACGGCTCAGCAACTCGACGACCGTGCCGGTTCGCAGGCAAACGGCGCACGCGCAGCCACCGGTGAACTCAAGCTCGAGGTCGCCGATACTGCCTCGCTCAACAACACTAGCTGGTCGTCGCAACAGAACCTGGACATCAAGGCCGCTTCGCTCGTCGTTGGTGCCGATGGTGCCACACTGGCTGCTGGTGCAAACACTGCCGCCGCCAACCGCGTGCTGGCTGTTGTGGCCACTACGGGTGATATCGACCTTAGCGGTGCCAACGTAGCAGGCGCGCATGACGTGCGCATCGCGGCCGAACAAGGTGCGGTGCGCGTCGGCACTGGTGGCGCACAAGCGGTGGCAGCAGGGCAAGACCTGAGCGTTGTCGCCGCAACCGAACTGAACAATCGCGGCACCATCGGTGCCACGCGTGATGTCAGCATTTCCGCAAGCGACGCTGCCAAGACGCTGGCTGTGGTCAACCGCGGCACCATCCAGTCCGAAGGCAAGACCACGATCACCGGTACTGCCGGTGCTCGCAACCTGACCCTGGACAACCAGGCCGGTGCGGGCATTGCCACCAAGGGCAACCTGTCGGTGATGGGCACGCAGGTCAGCAACGCGGGCGTGATCCAGTCCGGCGACGCCTTGGCGTTGAATGTCTCCGGCGAGCTGAGCAATGCCGCTAGCGGTCAGATCCTGGGCCAAGGCCTGGGCAGCGTCGTCAACCTCGACGGCGCATCGTTGGACAACGCGGGTGTCGTTCAGTCCAGGGGGGCGCTCACCGTCAAGACCAGTGGTGCAGTAACCCAAGTCACCACCGGCGCGATCCAGACGTTGGGCACCGACCAGGCTGGCAGCGGCTGGGCGCTTGTCCTCGATACCGGCTCGCTCAATAACATGGGCATGGTCAGCGGCGGTGGCGAACTTACCGCGCAGTCAGCCAGCACAATCGAGAACACCGGCACTATCCAGTCCAAGGGCGCAACGGCCTTGTCGGCCACCACCACGCTCAACCAGACCAACGCTGGCAACATCCTGTCCGAGGCTGCTGCGTCGGTGAAGGCTGCCACGATTGCCAACGCAGGTGCCATCCAGTCCAAGGGCGTACTGTCGCTGACGGCCACGAAGCAATTTACGCAGACCGGCACCACGCTGTCCGATGCTGCCGCGACGGTCACCACCGACCTGCTGGATAACGAAGGCACCATCCAATCCAAGGGTGCCATGGCCTTGTCGGCCACGACAAAGCTCAACCAGACCAACACTGGCAAGATACTGTCGGATGATGGCATTGTCATCACCACGGCAGCGCTGGACAACTCGGGTCGCATTCAGGCTGGCAAGAGCCTGTCCGTTGGCACCGCCACCGTGCGCACTCAGCTGGACAACCGCAAGGACGGCGTGATGAGCGCCGACTCGCTGGACGCCTGGGTCACCAACTTCGTCAACGCAGGCACGGTGCAAGCTAATGCAGGTGCGTTGATCGACGCAAGCAACCAGATCACGAATACGCAAGGCGCTACGCTGACCACGGGTCTGACGGGCAATAGCGGTGGCGTGCTGAATGCCGGCGGCACCGTTTCCAATGCAGGTACGATCAACACGGCGGGTCAGTTGTCGGTGTACGCCGAAGACATGACCAATCTCGGCGCTGTGTCGGTCAATAACGCCCTGTCCATCAACGCGCGTGAAAAACTGGTGAATACCGGCAGCCTGCGTAGCGATGCGCAGATCAATTTGCTTGCCACCAACGCCAACAACACCGGAGACATTGTCGGTGCGGCCGCCCTGTCCATGACGGTGGCTGAAGCCATCGCCAACTCGGGCACATTGCATGGCGGCACCAACACGCTCAAGTCGCGTACCTTATCCAATCAAGGCGACGTCAAAGCAGTAAGCACGCTGGATGTCGTCGCTACCGATGCGTTGGGCAACACCGGCAAGGTGCTCAGCGACGGCAGTATCAACGTGCGCACCGCCAGCCTGACCAACGCTGCCAGCGGCAAGGTCGTGGCGGGCACCACCCTGACAGGCAATTCCGTGTCGGGCGTGATGACGCTGCAGAACGCCGGCACGCTGCAATCGGGCACCGACATGGCGCTGGGTGGCGCGACGCAACGTGTGGCGCTGGCCAACCAGGCCAACGGCAAGATCATGTCCGGCGGTGACTTCACCGTCTATGGCACAGACATCACCAACGCAGCTGGCGCGCGCATGCAGTGGATGAAAGATGGCTTGGTCGATGCCACTTCGCTGAGCAATCAGGCTGTCAACTCGGTGATCGTCGGCAGCTTGGGCGATGGCGGTGGCGATACCTTTGACAGCGTTTATCGTCTCAGCGGCAGCGCCTATAACAATGGCGCCATTCACTCGGGCGGAAACCTCACGCTGACCGCCGCGACCTACCAGAACACGGCGACGTCGGGTCTTTCCGCGCTGAACGATCTGAGTGTGACGGCAACTGCCGCCAGCAACGGTGGCATGGCGGCCTTGCGCAACGAGGGTGCGTTCTACGCCGGTCGCAACATGACGCTGGTTGCAGATGCAGGCACGGTCGCCAATTTCGGTGAGTCGTCCACGATGGACGCCGAGGGCGACATCACGGTCAAGGCTCGCGACATCGCCAACTATGGTGCCGTTCGTGCCACCAACATCACGATGAACGCAAGCAACAGCTTCATCAATCAGCTTGCTACCGAGCTGCCCGAGATCGTGCTCGACTGGGACAACGAGGATCCCGGAGCTGTCAGGACCATAAAGACTCGCAATACCAACTGCGGAATCTGGCCCGCCGATGACGTGTGCGACGAACTGCATGTCAGAGAACAGACCACGCTGGTTAACCAGAAGTTCTCCAACACCACGATGGAGGAATTCAAGAATCGCACCAAAGCGCAGATTCTTGCTACCAAGGACCTGAAGATTACGTTTGGCGCTGGCGGCGGCAAGAACATTGGTGCGTTGCTTTCTGCGGACAAGATTGCAATCTCTGGCTCGGGTAACTTCTCAAATGAGGACTACCATCTCGACACAGTGGAATTCACGCGGCGCTGGACTGGTTTCAAGCATAACCCTGTGTTTTCTTCGGCTTGGTGGGTCTGGTATACGCCTGACACGGCGGCGAAGTTCGCCGACATTCCCCATTCTGATGACGATCACCCGGTGTTCGGGGGGGCAGGCGACTGGGCCGTGGTCGGCAATGAGGCCGCTGCACGCGCCGGTTCCTATCGCCGTGAAGGCGACCATACCTTCCTGGGTGCGACTGGCGCAGGTGTGTTCGCCAATACTCTGACCATCGCTGTGAGTGGGAGTGTCACCAATCGCGGCGGCACCGCTGCCATCAAGGTTGATTCCGCGAAGAGTGTCACGACGAAGACCACTAGTGAAACCGGCACCAGCTCGGTCATCGGCCTTGTCGGCGGTGTAGGTGCAATCGGCTCCATCAGTGGCGTGGGAGCAATCACGGGTGCCAGCAGCGTTGGTATCAAGAATCCGACCGCAGCGGCCGGCCTGACGCTCAACGGCATCGTGATCAAGTTGCCGTCCAATCCAAATGGGTACTTCGTACCCTCGAAAAACTCGGGCACGAAGTACCTGGTCGAAACCAATCCCTTGTTCCAGGTACCGTCGTCCTTCTTGGGTTCGGACTACTTGGCAGAGCAGTTGGGCTTCGATCCTGAGGTCACGCAAAAGCGTCTTGGCGATTCGAATTACGAGGCTTACCTGATTCGCCAGCAGTTGATCGGCCAGATCGGCAATAACCTGCTCAATCAGAAGGAAAGCGAAGCCGCACAGATGCAGCGGATGATGGATAACGCCGTCACCAATGCAAAGGGTCTGGGCCTGACTTACGGCAAAGCGCCTACCCCTGAACAGCTTGCCAATCTGAAAGAAGACATGGTCTGGATGGTCGAAACCGAGGTCGATGGCCAGAAGGTCCTGGCCCCGGTCGTCTATCTGTCCAAAGCAACCCTGGATGCCGTCGAAATCGGCACTACGATGGTCGCATCCGACACGACCATCAAGGCTGATACGGTCACCAACGAAGGCGCGAAGCTGGGCGGCTCCAACACCTTGGCGGTCACGGCTCGCGGCGACATCACGAACACCAGCGGCACGATCACCGGTGGCAATGTGAATCTGAAGTCGACCGAAGGCAGCATCGTCAATCAGACGGCTGCACGTACGTTCGCAGACGATTACACGGGTGGCACCGATATCGGCAAGACCGCAGGCATCGTCGCCACCGGAACGCTTGGTCTGGATGCAGCGAAGGATGTAAAGGTCATTGGCGCCAATATCGATGCAAAGGATGCAACGATTGCCGCAGGCGGCAACATCACTGTCGATACCATCGTCGATACCAATACTCAGTCGAGCGCGTCGCGAAGCGGCGGGTTCCTGGTGGGCAACACGATCACCAACTCGACGAGCAGCACCTCGACCAACATCGGTTCGAACCTGAACATTGGGGGCAACCTGACCTTGAAGTCTGGCGGCGATACCACCATCGCAGGCAGTGACGTGAAGGTCGGCGGCAATCTTGCTGCCGACACGGGTGGCGATTTCAACGTGTTGGCACGTCAGGACACCGCAAGCTCTCGCACAGAAACGTCTACGTCCGGCTTGGGTGTCGGCGGTGGCCTGTACGGCACGTCCACGACCACTACCAACAACTTCAAGGGCACCAATTCGGGTTCCAGCCTGACCGTCGGCGGCAACGCCAACATCAAGTCAGAAGGCACGATGACCGTGCAGGGGTCGGATGTGAATGTGGGTGGCAATGCCGCTGTGGACGCCAAGAAGGGCATCGCCATTCTTGACGGTCTGGACGAAGAACGCACCAGCACCCGCACCGAGACCACTACCTTCATGAAGGTGGGTGGCAACTCCGCCGCTGAAGCCACTGCCAGCGCCGCCAGCAAGGCCGGTTCCGGCAGCAAGGCGGCTGCTGAAGCCAGCGCCGAGGCAAGCGGCAGCCTGAAGCTGGCCGAAACCACGGTCACCAACACCTTGAACGGCAGCAAGACCAGCGTCGCCTCGACCTTCAACGTGGGCGGTTCGCTCGACATGAAGACCGATGGCACGCTGACCGTGCAGGGGTCGGACGTGAAGGCGGGCGGTGACCTGTCCATCGACGCGAAGACTGTCAATGTGCTGGCGGGTCGCAACGAAACCTACGCCAGCGCCGACTCCAAGTCGGACTCGATCGGCTTCTACGGCGAGGCCAGTGCAAAGGCTGGCGCAAACGCGGGTGCCATGGGTGCCAACGCCAGTGCCAGTGCCAGCGCCGAGGCGGAAAGCACGCTTACCGTGGGTGCACGCACCGAGAGCGCAAGCTTCTCCGAAGGCAGCACGACCAATCGCGGTTCGACGCTGTCGGGTGGTGGCAACGTGACCATCAAGGCCAAGGACGACGCAACCTTCGTGGGGGCTACCGTCACAGCAGGCAACGACTTGTCGGTGCAGGCTACCAACATCAAGTCGATGGCTGCGCAGGACACGACCTACTCGACGGAATCGACGGGCATAAAAACCGCGGGCCTTTACCTGAGCGCGGGTGCAGAAGCCAGTGCCAACGCCAATGCAGGTGGTGCGTCTGCCAATGCAAGCGCCGAGGCCAGCGCGGGCCTGCGTTATGCACAAAGCGATGCAAGCTCCAGCAGCGGCTCGGTCACGCAGCAGACCAGTTCGTTCACGGCTGGCGGCAATGTGAACCGCAACGCGACTGGCACGATCACCGACCAGGGCACGCAGATCACGGCGGGTGGCAACATCAACCAGACCGCCAACGAGATCCGCGAAGTTGCTGCGAACAATTCCAGCTGGGAAAGCAGCAATGCTTCCAACCTGGATGCGCGTATCGGTGTCTATGCCGGTGCCGAAGCCGGCGCGGACTCGCGCACAGGTCAGACGGCCAAGGATGCATCGGTCGGCGTCAAGGCCTCGGTTGCGGGCGGCACGGAATCGGAATCTTCGTCCAGTTCGACGGCAGTCACCTCGCGTTATCAGGCAGGCGGCAACATCAACTCGACCTCGACCAACGGCACCACGCTGATCGGTACGCAGTTCGAGTCGGGCGGCAATGTCAATATCAATGCCGGCTCGCTGGACTACCAGGCTGCGCGCGATACGACCTCGTCTTCCTCCAACTCGCTGTCGGGCTCGGCTGAAGTCAAGGTCGGCATCCTGGGCTCGGCAGGTGTGAACGGCTCGGTCGACGTCGAAGGCGGCACGGCATCTTCGTCGTCCAGCACGGCACGCGCTGGCGGCATCAATGCAGGTGGCACGATCAATGTCAACACGGGTGGAAACGCGACCTTTGAAGGCACGAACCTGAACGCTGGCAAGGGTGTGAACGTGGGGGCGGGCGGTGACGTGACCTTCAACGCGGCCACCAGCACCTCGCAGAACTCGTCGATCAGTGGCAGTCTGTCGCTGTCCGGCGGTTCGTCGGGCTCGGGCGCAGGCAAGTCGAGCGAAGGTGCTGTGGGAGCATCGCTGGAAGCCTCGAAGGGGGCAAGCACCACCGCCGTCGGCAGCAACATCTCTGCCGGTTCGGGTGGCGTGAACATCAGCGGTGGCAAGAACGTGAACCTGGAAGGCACGCAAGTGCAGACCACGGGCGCAACGACCGTCTCGGCTGGCGGCACAGTCAACATGACCGAAGCCAAGAGCAGCGAGTACCAGGTTGGCGTTGGCGTGACCGTCGGCGGCGGTAGCAGCAGCGAGGATGGCAAGTCCAAGGGTAGCGGTGGGTTCGGGGTTGGTATCGAGGCTGGTGGTTCGTCCAGCAGCCAGGGTGTCAACATCCAGTCCGGTGGCGGTACGCGCGTCATCAATAATGCGCCGGCATCATCGGTTATTGCTCCCGCTGCACCGGCTGCCGTAGCACCGGCTGTGGTCGCCCCTGCATCTACAGGTGCGTCGCTCCAGGTGGCACCCACCTCGTCGGGTGGTCGTCAAGTTGCGCCGAGCGTGAGCCGGAATTCGGCTTCTGCGCAGGGTGGCATCGTCGCCGCGCCGTCGGTGGCCGCACCGGCTACCAACGTCGCCATCGTCCCGGCACCTGCTGCAGGCATCCAGGCAGCGCCGTCGGGTGGCATCGCAGTGGCTCCGGCTGTCATCTCGGCTCCTGCACCAACGGGTATCCAGGCAGCACCGTCGGGTGGCATCGCAGTGGCTCCGGCTGTCATCTCGGCTCCTGCACCAACGGGTATCCAGGCAGCACCGTCGGGTGGCATCGCAGTGGCTCCGGCTGTCATCTCGGCTCCTGCACCAACGGGTATCCAGGCAGCACCGTCGGGTGGCATCGCAGTGGCCCCGGCTGTTGTCTCAGCACCCGCCCCAACGGGCATCCAGGCAGCACCGTCGGGTGGCATCGCAGTGGCTCCGGCTGTCATCTCGGCTCCTGCACCAACGGGTATCCAGGCAGCGCCGTCGGGTGGCATCGCAGTGGCTCCGGCTGTCATCTCGGCTCCTGCACCAACGGGTATCCAGGCAGCGCCGTCGGGTGGCATCGCAGTGGCTCCGGCTGTTGTCTCGGCACCCGCACCAACGGGTATCCAGGTAGCCCCGTCGGGTGGCATCGCAGTGCCTCCGGCAGTGATCCCGTCCGCACCGCGCTAA
- a CDS encoding alpha/beta fold hydrolase, translating into MTEFLAPAVTHDIDNIISTLNQRFSHHRIPVHQGVVHWRTLGNGPPLIMLHGGHGDWGHWVRNLDALAARHQLWIPDMPGYGDSTADAGSLDDIVIALRASMNVLFGPDADIDLIGFSFGGLVATTLAAQRQHIRRMALIGTAGHGGARRERGRMLSWRHPDDPATEEAALRNNMQSLMVHHAASIDDLSLALYRQAVLSARFRSKPLSTSGRLLPVLAQCRHPVLLIWGEFDVTAVPEDVAPALCAAGPDRHWEVVAGAGHWAQYERAEAVNALLSDWFGK; encoded by the coding sequence ATGACTGAATTCCTCGCTCCCGCTGTCACGCACGACATCGACAACATCATTTCCACGCTGAACCAGCGGTTTTCTCACCATCGCATTCCGGTGCACCAAGGGGTTGTGCACTGGCGCACATTGGGCAATGGCCCGCCATTGATCATGTTGCATGGCGGTCATGGCGATTGGGGCCACTGGGTTCGCAATCTGGATGCGCTGGCAGCTCGGCATCAGCTGTGGATACCGGACATGCCGGGCTATGGCGACTCAACCGCCGATGCCGGATCGCTAGATGACATCGTGATCGCGTTGCGGGCGTCGATGAACGTGCTGTTCGGACCAGATGCCGACATCGACCTGATCGGGTTTTCATTCGGTGGCCTGGTGGCAACCACGCTTGCCGCCCAGCGCCAACATATTCGACGCATGGCCTTGATCGGTACCGCGGGCCATGGCGGCGCGCGACGAGAGCGCGGGCGCATGCTGAGCTGGCGTCATCCCGATGATCCTGCGACTGAAGAAGCTGCGCTGCGCAACAACATGCAAAGCCTGATGGTGCATCACGCAGCAAGCATCGATGACTTGTCGCTGGCCTTGTACCGGCAGGCGGTATTGAGCGCACGCTTTCGCAGCAAGCCCCTGTCCACGTCTGGACGTCTGCTGCCAGTGCTGGCGCAGTGCCGACACCCGGTGCTGCTGATATGGGGGGAATTCGATGTGACTGCCGTGCCGGAAGATGTCGCGCCTGCCTTGTGCGCGGCCGGGCCGGATCGACATTGGGAAGTCGTGGCTGGTGCTGGCCACTGGGCGCAATACGAACGCGCTGAAGCCGTCAATGCGCTGTTGAGTGATTGGTTCGGCAAATAG
- a CDS encoding BON domain-containing protein — protein MKKINLVKHAIGAVALATAFGAIAQTATAPRPGVGNADVSTPTQQASGADAKRVVDDSVITTRVKAKYAVDETVKATKVKVDTKHGIVTLSGNAASKAEADRAVMMARETDGVSSVVNNIRIGR, from the coding sequence ATGAAGAAAATCAATCTCGTTAAGCACGCTATCGGTGCTGTTGCCCTTGCTACCGCCTTCGGCGCTATCGCTCAAACCGCTACCGCACCGCGTCCCGGCGTGGGCAATGCCGACGTGAGCACCCCGACGCAACAAGCCTCTGGCGCAGATGCCAAGCGCGTGGTCGATGATTCCGTGATCACCACCCGCGTCAAGGCAAAGTACGCCGTTGACGAAACCGTCAAGGCTACCAAGGTCAAGGTCGACACCAAGCACGGCATCGTGACCCTGAGCGGCAACGCTGCCTCGAAGGCTGAAGCTGACCGTGCCGTGATGATGGCACGTGAAACCGACGGCGTGAGCTCGGTTGTGAACAACATCCGTATCGGTCGCTAA
- a CDS encoding DUF1328 domain-containing protein, with amino-acid sequence MLRYAAIFLVIALIAALFGFGGIAAGAAEIAKILFFIFLVIFVITLVVGLFRR; translated from the coding sequence ATGCTGCGTTACGCCGCTATATTTCTCGTCATTGCGCTGATTGCCGCATTATTCGGCTTTGGTGGCATTGCCGCTGGCGCTGCAGAAATCGCCAAAATTCTGTTCTTCATCTTCCTGGTGATCTTCGTGATCACGCTGGTTGTCGGCCTCTTCAGGCGATAG
- a CDS encoding DUF1328 domain-containing protein — MLSWAAIFFVVAIVAAIFGFGGIATSAMGIAKILFFIFLVLFVLSLLVGIFRR; from the coding sequence ATGCTGAGTTGGGCCGCTATCTTCTTTGTCGTTGCCATCGTGGCGGCCATCTTCGGATTCGGTGGCATCGCAACCAGCGCGATGGGCATCGCCAAGATTCTGTTCTTTATCTTCCTGGTCTTGTTCGTTCTCAGCCTGCTAGTGGGTATTTTCCGCAGATAA